A genomic window from Agreia sp. COWG includes:
- the moaC gene encoding cyclic pyranopterin monophosphate synthase MoaC translates to MTDPKSTADEAPETEHPGALTHVRADGAVLMVDVSEKAETSRRATAVATVITRDDVVRLLVAGELPKGEALAVSRVAGIMAAKQTSSLIPLCHPLPLSGATVDFAPSGDRVLITATVKTRGVTGVEMEALTAASVAALTLYDMIKAVDKHVVITDIHVIAKAGGKSGDWTHE, encoded by the coding sequence ATGACTGACCCGAAGTCCACCGCCGACGAAGCACCCGAGACCGAGCACCCCGGCGCCCTCACCCACGTTCGCGCCGACGGCGCGGTGCTGATGGTCGACGTGAGCGAGAAGGCAGAGACGTCGAGGCGAGCCACGGCCGTCGCCACGGTGATCACCCGAGACGACGTCGTTCGCCTGCTCGTGGCAGGAGAGCTGCCGAAGGGAGAGGCCCTCGCGGTGTCGCGCGTCGCCGGAATCATGGCGGCCAAGCAGACCTCCTCTCTCATTCCGCTGTGCCACCCGCTGCCGCTCTCCGGTGCCACGGTCGACTTCGCGCCGAGCGGCGATCGCGTACTGATCACCGCCACGGTCAAGACCCGCGGGGTCACCGGGGTCGAGATGGAGGCGCTGACGGCTGCGTCGGTCGCAGCCCTCACCCTCTACGACATGATCAAGGCGGTCGACAAGCACGTGGTGATCACCGACATCCACGTGATCGCCAAGGCCGGCGGCAAGTCGGGCGACTGGACGCACGAATGA
- a CDS encoding molybdenum cofactor biosynthesis protein MoaE, which produces MPSDVERTADSAAAATDFGESAPAVVAIAGVVDGPIDVDTCVAAVENEHAGAVVTFAGVVRDHDEGRGVTWLRYSEHPTADAVLRAVTADVAAAHPGTTVAALHRVGDLAIGDVALACAVASAHRAEAFAACAALVDEIKARVPIWKEQGFVDGSTEWVASLG; this is translated from the coding sequence ATGCCCAGTGATGTGGAGCGCACCGCAGATTCCGCCGCGGCCGCGACAGACTTCGGCGAGTCCGCGCCCGCGGTCGTCGCCATCGCCGGTGTCGTCGACGGGCCCATCGACGTCGACACCTGCGTCGCCGCCGTCGAGAACGAGCACGCGGGCGCCGTCGTCACCTTCGCGGGTGTTGTGCGCGACCACGACGAGGGCCGCGGCGTAACCTGGCTGCGGTACTCCGAGCATCCGACGGCCGATGCCGTTCTGCGCGCGGTGACCGCAGACGTGGCCGCTGCGCATCCGGGCACCACGGTCGCAGCCCTGCACCGGGTCGGAGACCTGGCCATCGGCGACGTCGCTCTGGCCTGCGCCGTCGCCTCCGCGCACCGGGCCGAGGCGTTCGCGGCCTGCGCCGCCCTGGTCGACGAGATCAAGGCACGAGTACCCATCTGGAAGGAACAGGGCTTCGTCGACGGCAGCACCGAGTGGGTCGCCTCGCTCGGATGA
- a CDS encoding molybdenum cofactor biosynthesis protein B: MTGRTRRAVVIVASTRASAGVYPDRTGPIIAEWLIARGWADPAVHVVPDGEPVGLALSAAVASAADLVVTTGGTGVNPTDRTPEMTLPLIERELPGLMEEIRRRGAKSTPLASLSRGHAGVAGGTTFVVNLPGSTGGVKDGLAVLGDVLDHVIDQLHGGDHAQ, encoded by the coding sequence ATGACCGGCCGCACCCGCCGCGCCGTCGTCATCGTGGCCTCGACGCGGGCATCGGCCGGCGTCTATCCCGACCGCACGGGGCCGATCATCGCCGAATGGCTGATCGCCCGCGGCTGGGCCGATCCCGCGGTGCACGTCGTGCCGGATGGCGAGCCGGTCGGCCTCGCCCTAAGCGCGGCCGTCGCCTCGGCCGCCGACCTCGTGGTGACGACGGGTGGCACCGGGGTGAACCCCACGGACCGCACCCCCGAGATGACGCTTCCGCTCATCGAACGCGAACTTCCCGGCTTGATGGAGGAGATCCGCCGTCGCGGTGCGAAGTCCACCCCCCTGGCATCGCTCTCTCGTGGCCACGCGGGCGTAGCCGGCGGCACCACGTTCGTCGTGAACCTGCCGGGGTCGACCGGGGGCGTGAAAGACGGGCTCGCGGTGCTGGGCGACGTTCTCGACCACGTGATCGACCAGTTGCACGGAGGAGACCATGCCCAGTGA